From Papaver somniferum cultivar HN1 unplaced genomic scaffold, ASM357369v1 unplaced-scaffold_16, whole genome shotgun sequence, a single genomic window includes:
- the LOC113337419 gene encoding two-component response regulator-like APRR1, translated as MMRGGSAAAGGGYNKLDRVVVEMEKRKEDAVGGGGGGNNNNNSSMPFVDRSKVRILLCDNNNKSSDEVFTLLCKCSYQVTSARTPRQVIDALNAEGRDIDIILSEVDLPISKGLKMLKYIMRDKELQRIPIIMMSAQDDVSVVVKCLKRGAADYLVKPLRTNELLNLWTHMWRRRQMLGLVEKNILSYDIDLAVSDPSDPNTNSLTLFSDDTDDKSRKTNYRKDDFIATTFAESPLKNSSELQLDAPGPSDQRNGQVSTIFKKSGLKFGKSSAFFTYVKTGATADNRSVAGCMDENASRSVQPSGPSREYTFRTCSNKQQGSDIGRQETGISLENYCVNEVIPSRDNVPGITNVGRLYTRHTSLERQNEWNTKEGGSRTIDFGRQNTPLTPLRNQDGRISKEEEQSSKLLLAPRNDVQVNVSRGQGHPPFPYYLPGMMNQVMIPSPAQLYQGNLQNMSSNCTSTLSPCIPLQQHANVPRMASFPYYPFMQHGQMTTTHMWPPVAGVPSSEVKPTQVERREAALVKFRQKRKDRCFDKKVRYINRKKLAERRPRVRGQFVRLANSIEVDLNGQPAVDDSDGDEEEDVDE; from the exons ATGATGAGAGGAGgatctgctgctgctggtggtggATACAATAAGTTGGATAGAGTTGTTGTTGAGATGGAGAAGAGGAAAGAGGatgctgttggtggtggtggtggaggcaataacaataataatagtaGTATGCCTTTTGTTGATAGAAGTAAAGTGAGAATTTTATTGTGTGACAATAATAATAAAAGCTCTGATGAAGTTTTTACACTTCTCTGCAAATGTTCTTACCAAG TAACATCAGCGAGGACACCCAGACAAGTGATTGATGCACTTAATGCAGAGGGTCGTGATATTGATATCATTCTCTCTGAAGTTGACCTTCCCATATCCAAGGGCTTGAAGATGTTGAAGTATATTATGCGCGATAAAGAGCTGCAGCGCATTCCCATTATAA TGATGTCTGCCCAAGATGATGTTTCTGTTGTAGTAAAATGTTTAAAACGTGGAGCAGCTGACTATCTTGTGAAGCCATTACGCACAAACGAGTTATTGAACTTGTGGACTCACATGTGGAGAAGAAGGCAGATG CTTGGATTGGTGGAGAAGAATATCTTAAGTTATGACATTGATTTGGCTGTGTCAGACCCAAGCGATCCCAATACCAACAGCCTAACTCTATTCTCTGATGACACAGACGATAAGTCTCGCAAGACCAACTATCGGAAAGATGAT TTCATTGCCACGACGTTCGCAGAGTCTCCGCTCAAGAATTCTTCAGAGCTTCAGCTGGATGCGCCAGGGCCTAGTGACCAGCGAAATG GACAAGTTTCAACAATTTTCAAGAAAAGTGGTCTTAAGTTTGGCAAGTCATCAGCCTTCTTTACATATGTCAAAACCGGTGCAACTGCAGACAACCGTTCGGTGGCTGGTTGTATGGACGAAAATGCTTCTAGATCAGTACAGCCAAGCGGCCCTAGCAGGGAATATACATTTCGGACATGTTCCAATAAACAACAAGGAAGTGATATCGGAAGGCAAGAAACCGGAATTTCACTGGAAAACTACTGTGTTAATGAAGTAATTCCTAGCAGAGACAATGTTCCTGGCATCACAAATGTTGGAAGGTTGTACACTCGTCACACTTCGTTAGAAAGACAAAATGAATGGAACACAAAGGAGGGTGGCAGTAGGACTATTGATTTTGGAAGGCAGAATACTCCTTTGACACCATTGAGAAATCAAGATGGCAGGATCTCGAAGGAGGAAGAGCAATCCTCTAAGCTTTTGTTAGCTCCAAGAAATGACGTTCAAGTTAATGTTTCTCGTGGACAGGGGCACCCTCCGTTTCCTTATTATTTGCCAGGAATGATGAATCAAGTCATGATACCTTCACCTGCTCAACTATATCAagggaacctgcaaaatatgTCAAGTAATTGTACTTCAACATTGTCTCCTTGTATTCCTCTCCAGCAACACGCCAATGTACCTAGAATGGCATCCTTTCCGTATTATCCTTTTATGCAACATGGGCAAATGACCACTACACACATGTGGCCGCCAGTTGCAGGTGTGCCTTCAAGCGAAGTAAAACCAACTCAGGTTGAAAGAAGAGAAGCAGCACTGGTAAAGTTTAGACAGAAAAGGAAAGACAGGTGTTTTGATAAGAAGGTCAGGTACATTAACCGGAAGAAACTAGCTGAAAGGAGGCCTCGTGTAAGAGGTCAATTTGTGAGACTAGCAAATAGTATAGAGGTTGATTTGAATGGGCAACCTGCTGTTGATGATTCTGacggtgatgaagaagaggacgTGGATGAATAG